From the genome of Deinococcus aerius, one region includes:
- a CDS encoding BamA/OMP85 family outer membrane protein, with protein sequence MRHPHTLALTLLLAAPPALAQQAGTVQDVVVNGTTDVLSNFVKATLNVQPGTALSSVNPRQVEQEVLATGYFRTASAELRTVGGRDTLVITVTPNATIKTVDATGLTFLPAEAFKKSIAELLNIAPGATLNTQRLDQAKQALAQNYRTEGFPFTPSISTQTKTNTDGTVGVTFVVDESAPISRVEVEGVTLLPTATVTNLFKPLYDARKFTTAAYYGAVEALQQAYDEAGYVQSGVDVRGTTLQNGVLKVRVIEGKAASVNFQGIEGAGVPLQTKVGQPLALERLRADVRTLSNRTGQPVGFALQADPQNPAQVAVFFGVADVASGPVRTIAFAGNTQVPTATLASVVRTKVGDVYSPQLAQEDFLAIRDAYRKAGYEISTRDAVNFNNGTLTFNIREVRLAGYELQWQGKHRTQDRVILRELPAAGGLFNLNELRAGLSRVSRLGFVQVVGENVRSDPQNPENVTYVLTVAESSQGIPVSLGLEYDTLKGFAGDVQYSNPNLFGLGQNLSVSVGAQQNDARQNFVGNVSYTIPWLDLNFLDFRTNRTSFSTNIGTSVSGNLPLTTGSGAATQDTGRQYTVRTTGFSVSAGRNITANLAASVGLGYSYRTYYLEPLKGDEKSASYPDTEAGNTAAAALLTPTTRTTSVRGSLNYDTTDNAEFPSRGVRANTELSYNFGASGNTPVAWTDTQAGASTYFGLGRTLDKGQGVQTRQQVFAVRANIGTIAGSPPSGTGYTIGGGSTPIAAYQLRGLDNNQLFGTKYLTASAEYRYDFNLSNSFTQGLYGVAFIDAGDAWNDGKDFGLNYGVGAGLQLNLGFGGARLPSLRFDYGYSPQNGNGKFYFRIGNFF encoded by the coding sequence ATGCGACACCCTCATACACTCGCGCTGACCCTCCTGCTCGCTGCCCCGCCTGCCCTCGCGCAGCAGGCCGGAACGGTGCAGGACGTGGTCGTCAACGGCACCACCGACGTGCTTTCGAACTTCGTCAAGGCCACGCTGAACGTGCAGCCCGGCACCGCGCTTTCCAGCGTGAACCCGCGCCAGGTCGAGCAGGAGGTGCTGGCGACCGGCTACTTCCGCACGGCGAGCGCCGAGCTGCGGACGGTCGGCGGGCGCGACACGCTGGTGATCACGGTCACGCCGAACGCCACCATCAAGACGGTGGACGCCACCGGCCTGACCTTCCTGCCCGCCGAGGCGTTCAAGAAGAGCATCGCCGAACTCCTGAACATCGCCCCCGGCGCGACCCTGAACACCCAGCGGCTCGACCAGGCGAAGCAGGCCCTGGCGCAGAACTACCGCACGGAGGGCTTTCCCTTCACGCCCAGCATCAGCACCCAGACGAAGACGAACACCGACGGCACCGTGGGCGTGACCTTCGTGGTGGACGAGTCGGCGCCGATCAGCCGGGTGGAGGTCGAGGGCGTGACCCTGCTGCCCACCGCGACGGTCACCAACCTCTTCAAGCCGCTGTACGACGCCCGGAAGTTCACGACCGCCGCCTACTACGGTGCGGTCGAGGCTCTCCAGCAGGCCTACGACGAGGCCGGGTACGTCCAGAGCGGCGTGGACGTGCGCGGGACCACCCTGCAAAACGGCGTGCTGAAGGTGCGCGTGATCGAGGGCAAGGCGGCCAGCGTGAACTTCCAGGGCATCGAGGGCGCCGGGGTTCCCCTCCAGACGAAGGTGGGCCAGCCCCTCGCGCTGGAACGCCTGCGCGCCGACGTGCGGACGCTCTCCAACCGCACGGGCCAGCCGGTGGGCTTCGCGCTGCAGGCCGACCCGCAAAACCCCGCCCAGGTCGCCGTGTTCTTCGGCGTGGCGGACGTGGCGAGCGGGCCGGTGCGGACTATTGCCTTCGCGGGCAACACCCAGGTGCCCACCGCGACCCTCGCCTCCGTCGTCCGCACCAAGGTGGGCGACGTGTACTCGCCCCAGCTCGCGCAGGAGGACTTCCTCGCCATCCGCGACGCCTACCGCAAAGCCGGGTACGAGATCAGCACCCGCGACGCGGTGAACTTCAACAACGGCACCCTGACCTTCAACATCCGCGAGGTGCGCCTCGCCGGGTACGAACTCCAGTGGCAGGGCAAGCACCGCACCCAGGACCGGGTCATTCTGCGCGAGCTGCCCGCCGCCGGGGGCCTCTTTAACCTCAACGAGCTGCGCGCCGGGCTCTCGCGGGTGAGCCGCCTGGGCTTCGTGCAGGTCGTCGGCGAGAATGTCCGCAGCGATCCCCAGAATCCCGAGAACGTGACCTACGTGCTCACGGTGGCCGAGAGCAGCCAGGGGATCCCGGTGAGCCTGGGCCTGGAGTACGACACCCTCAAGGGCTTCGCGGGCGACGTGCAGTACTCCAATCCCAACCTCTTCGGGCTGGGCCAAAACCTCAGCGTCAGCGTGGGCGCGCAGCAGAACGACGCGCGGCAGAACTTCGTGGGGAACGTGTCGTACACGATTCCCTGGCTGGACCTGAACTTCCTGGACTTCCGCACCAACCGCACGAGCTTCAGCACGAACATCGGCACCTCGGTCTCGGGCAACCTGCCCCTGACCACCGGCAGCGGCGCGGCGACGCAGGATACCGGGCGCCAGTACACCGTCCGCACCACCGGCTTCAGCGTCAGCGCCGGGCGCAACATCACCGCCAACCTGGCGGCCTCGGTCGGCCTGGGCTACTCCTACCGCACGTACTACCTCGAACCCCTCAAGGGCGACGAGAAGAGCGCGAGTTACCCCGACACGGAGGCAGGCAACACGGCCGCAGCCGCGCTCCTGACCCCCACCACCCGCACGACCAGCGTGCGCGGCAGCCTGAACTACGACACGACCGACAACGCCGAGTTCCCCAGCCGGGGCGTGCGCGCCAATACCGAGTTGTCCTACAACTTCGGCGCCTCGGGCAACACGCCGGTCGCCTGGACGGACACGCAGGCGGGGGCGAGTACCTACTTCGGCCTGGGGCGCACGCTCGACAAGGGGCAGGGTGTGCAGACCCGCCAGCAGGTCTTCGCGGTGCGCGCCAACATCGGGACGATCGCGGGCAGCCCGCCCTCCGGCACCGGCTACACCATCGGCGGCGGCTCCACGCCCATCGCGGCCTACCAGCTTCGCGGCCTGGACAACAACCAGCTCTTCGGCACGAAGTACCTCACCGCCAGCGCGGAGTACCGCTACGACTTCAACCTCAGCAACTCCTTCACCCAGGGCCTGTACGGCGTCGCGTTCATCGACGCGGGCGACGCCTGGAACGATGGCAAGGACTTCGGCCTCAATTACGGCGTCGGCGCGGGCCTCCAGCTCAACCTGGGCTTCGGTGGGGCGCGGCTCCCCAGCCTGCGCTTCGACTACGGCTACAGCCCCCAGAACGGCAACGGCAAGTTCTACTTCCGCATCGGGAACTTCTTCTAA
- the panD gene encoding aspartate 1-decarboxylase → MERIMFRAKIHRATVTQADLDYVGSVTIDADLLDAADILPHERVDIYDITNGHRLSTYALTGPRGSGVIGINGAAAHLVQPGDLVIIAAYGHFTEEEARALEPRVVLVDANNRVLDLQPA, encoded by the coding sequence GTGGAACGCATCATGTTCAGGGCCAAGATTCACCGCGCGACCGTCACCCAGGCGGACCTCGACTACGTGGGGAGCGTTACCATCGACGCGGACCTGCTGGACGCCGCCGACATCCTGCCCCACGAGCGGGTGGACATCTACGACATCACCAACGGCCACCGCCTCAGCACCTACGCGCTCACGGGGCCGCGCGGCAGCGGCGTCATCGGCATCAACGGGGCGGCGGCCCACCTCGTGCAGCCGGGCGACCTCGTGATCATCGCGGCCTACGGCCACTTCACCGAGGAGGAGGCCCGCGCCCTGGAGCCGCGCGTGGTGCTGGTGGACGCGAACAACCGGGTGCTCGACCTGCAACCCGCCTGA
- a CDS encoding roadblock/LC7 domain-containing protein yields MLPHLTQLVADVDGAWAAAIGGLDGLLVEGHTATATDLNLLVAEHAGLLRGANAAYGDTLGGGQTREVYLRGERLSVYLHPITPEFFLLLALDGRSNLGQARLYGRETARKLESYL; encoded by the coding sequence ATGTTGCCTCATCTCACACAACTGGTGGCCGATGTGGACGGCGCGTGGGCCGCGGCCATCGGCGGGCTCGACGGCCTGCTGGTCGAGGGCCACACCGCCACCGCGACCGATCTGAACCTTCTCGTCGCCGAACATGCGGGCCTGCTGCGCGGGGCCAACGCTGCCTACGGCGACACGCTGGGCGGCGGCCAGACGCGCGAGGTGTACCTGCGCGGCGAGCGCCTCAGCGTGTACCTGCATCCCATCACCCCCGAATTCTTCCTGCTGCTGGCCCTGGACGGCCGCAGCAACCTGGGGCAGGCCCGGCTGTATGGCCGCGAGACTGCCCGCAAACTGGAGAGCTACCTGTGA
- a CDS encoding roadblock/LC7 domain-containing protein: MRLAPLRAMPGVVASALVGPDGLPIELIGDAGDALAAELTSLRVVLDRVGRRLGAGNVTRVAFTSERVEVVAVTSGDFVLGVAMTRGHDTRAAQQLLARLALDITDLPRPEVA; this comes from the coding sequence GTGAGGCTCGCCCCCCTGCGCGCCATGCCCGGTGTCGTCGCCAGCGCCCTGGTGGGTCCCGACGGCCTGCCCATCGAACTGATCGGCGACGCGGGTGACGCCCTGGCCGCCGAACTCACCTCGCTGCGCGTGGTCCTGGACCGCGTGGGCCGCCGCTTGGGCGCGGGCAACGTCACCCGCGTCGCCTTTACCAGCGAGCGCGTCGAGGTGGTCGCCGTGACGAGCGGGGACTTCGTCCTCGGCGTGGCCATGACACGTGGGCACGACACCCGGGCCGCCCAGCAGCTCCTCGCCCGCCTCGCGCTGGATATCACCGACCTGCCCCGGCCGGAGGTCGCATGA
- a CDS encoding Rqc2 family fibronectin-binding protein, producing MEGLMLARVLRDLSGHLPARTLGWAFPDETTAALLLDGVGNLVLSYRPPQPVVFVSRERLRGDPHNPFQRYLANRVRGDLVKAEQLKLDRVFALHFSGETGFVDQPPTRLLFEVTGRNANLLVLEAGEGFTGRILQAAREITGSRNRFRTVRTGGVYTPPPPYEKLDPRTLTEEEARTLAALPIGKWRERVDGIGLLLGAELARRAGLAPDEAPGDRWPQALAALRSLVDDPTVSEGVMQEGAREAARAEKAAQLRKALREPLEKRLTLVTNQLADVARAEAGLDAAAQDRAEADLLMAYAHTVEPGAASARLPAFDGSGEVPVSLDPQLSAVQNAEKRYARARRREEVYERLAEREPALRAELAEARERLAQLDAASLEELEALSETLQAERPEKSPYGTRFTTPSGFEVLVGRNNKENATLTHRIGRSLDYWFHAQGYPGSHVLVRSGGRDLALPDILYAARLAAAHSRARGSSNVPVDYTRIKHVWRPRGAPAGQVHYTDQKTVFVDGTLPEG from the coding sequence ATGGAAGGGCTGATGCTCGCGCGGGTGCTGCGGGACCTCTCGGGGCACCTGCCCGCCCGCACCCTGGGCTGGGCCTTTCCCGACGAGACGACCGCCGCCCTGCTGCTCGACGGGGTGGGCAACCTCGTCCTGTCGTACCGCCCGCCGCAGCCCGTGGTGTTCGTGTCGCGCGAGCGGCTGCGGGGCGATCCACACAACCCCTTCCAGCGCTACCTGGCGAACCGGGTGCGCGGCGACCTCGTGAAAGCCGAGCAACTCAAGCTCGACCGGGTCTTCGCCCTGCATTTCTCGGGCGAAACGGGCTTCGTGGATCAGCCGCCCACGCGACTCCTCTTCGAGGTGACGGGCCGCAACGCGAACCTCCTCGTGCTGGAGGCGGGGGAGGGCTTCACGGGCCGCATCCTCCAGGCCGCCCGCGAGATCACCGGCAGCCGCAACCGCTTCCGCACCGTGCGGACGGGGGGCGTGTACACCCCGCCGCCGCCCTACGAGAAGCTCGACCCCCGTACCCTGACGGAGGAGGAGGCCCGGACCCTCGCCGCCCTCCCCATCGGCAAGTGGCGCGAGCGGGTGGATGGGATTGGCCTGCTGCTGGGGGCGGAACTCGCCCGCCGCGCGGGTCTGGCCCCCGACGAGGCCCCGGGCGACCGCTGGCCGCAGGCCCTCGCCGCCCTGCGTTCGTTGGTGGACGATCCCACCGTCTCCGAGGGCGTGATGCAGGAGGGGGCGCGTGAGGCGGCCCGGGCGGAAAAGGCCGCCCAGCTTCGCAAGGCGCTGCGCGAGCCGCTGGAAAAACGCCTCACCCTCGTCACCAACCAGCTTGCCGACGTGGCCCGCGCCGAGGCCGGTCTGGACGCCGCCGCCCAGGACCGCGCGGAGGCCGACCTCCTGATGGCGTACGCGCACACGGTCGAGCCCGGTGCCGCCTCCGCCCGGCTGCCCGCCTTCGACGGCAGCGGGGAGGTCCCGGTTAGTCTCGACCCGCAGCTTTCCGCCGTGCAGAACGCCGAGAAGCGCTACGCCCGCGCCCGCCGCCGCGAGGAGGTCTACGAGCGGCTGGCGGAGCGCGAGCCCGCCCTGCGTGCCGAGCTGGCGGAGGCGCGGGAACGCCTGGCCCAGCTCGACGCCGCGAGCCTGGAGGAGCTTGAAGCCCTCTCGGAAACCCTCCAGGCCGAGCGGCCCGAGAAGAGCCCGTATGGCACGCGCTTCACCACCCCGAGCGGCTTCGAGGTCCTGGTGGGCCGCAACAACAAGGAGAACGCGACCCTGACGCACCGCATCGGGCGCAGCCTGGACTACTGGTTCCACGCGCAGGGGTACCCCGGCAGCCATGTCCTCGTACGCTCGGGGGGGCGCGACCTGGCCCTGCCGGACATCCTGTACGCCGCGCGGCTGGCGGCGGCCCACTCGCGGGCGCGCGGCAGCAGCAACGTGCCCGTGGATTACACCCGCATCAAGCACGTCTGGCGGCCCCGGGGCGCCCCCGCCGGGCAGGTCCACTACACCGACCAGAAGACGGTGTTCGTGGACGGGACGTTGCCGGAGGGGTAA